The DNA region TCAGATTGTTGGTTTCCATTTTATAAAGCTCACTCCGGTGAATCTGGAAATCTGCAAAACCCAATTTCACGTCGTGGTGCTTCAGTCGGTTCAGGCACTCGTTTTTCACGGATTTTAAAGCGTACGACTTCAAATTTCCGAAATCCGCGAGTTCCTCCTTTTTCTGCCAAAACTTCATCATCAGATCCTGTACAACGTCTTCCGCCTCGTCACTGCTCATCACGAACCGCTTCGCAAAACGGTACATCTCGTCGCGCAGACAAAATACCGTATTTCTGAATGTTTCGTGAGTCATAGTTTCGTTTCTAAAGGTAAGACAACGAAGGTCGGGATTTTATTACATCGGAATAAAAAAAACTTCAAAATGAATTGAAGTTTGCGTTGTTAAGGTTCTTAAAGCTCCGTTACTTTCCTGTCAATCTTATACACCGTTCCTCGGAAAGTCGCCACCAAAACTTTGTGCTGGTTGGTAATCGAAATATCGTAAACTCCCGTTTTTCGGGTGTCGGAAATCAAAACGCTTTCCGCCGTTAAAGTATCGCCGAGTTTTACGGCTTTTGTGAAATTAATCATGCAGTTCAGCGCTACGGAAGCATCGTTGGTATTATTCGACGAAAAAGCCAGCGCAGAATCGGCGAGCGAAAACGTGATTCCGCCGTGCACGGTTTTCAGTCCGTTGATCATTTCCTTCTTTACGGGCATTTCGATCAGGCAATATTTTTCGCGTACTTCGATTAGGGTGATTCCCATCCATTTTGAGAATTCATCCTGATTAAGCATGTATTGGGCGGTTTCGAATGGAGTCATATTGAGTAGGTGAGTAGGTGAGTAGGTGAATTGGTGTGTAGGTGAGATGGCGTGAAAGTCAGTTTGGTGACGCAAAAGAAGTTATTAATTATTAATTCTTCATTATTAATTTTCTTAACAGCGGGCTTTGTCTATACCGTTCCTCCTGGTATTCTTCGTAAAGTTT from Chryseobacterium suipulveris includes:
- a CDS encoding RNA polymerase sigma factor, which encodes MTHETFRNTVFCLRDEMYRFAKRFVMSSDEAEDVVQDLMMKFWQKKEELADFGNLKSYALKSVKNECLNRLKHHDVKLGFADFQIHRSELYKMETNNLKEQIISFINALPEKQKAVIHLKDVEEYEVSEISEILEMEENAVRVNLMRARTKIKEQIQKLTDYENRMIENL
- a CDS encoding PaaI family thioesterase; the encoded protein is MTPFETAQYMLNQDEFSKWMGITLIEVREKYCLIEMPVKKEMINGLKTVHGGITFSLADSALAFSSNNTNDASVALNCMINFTKAVKLGDTLTAESVLISDTRKTGVYDISITNQHKVLVATFRGTVYKIDRKVTEL